In one window of Oryza sativa Japonica Group chromosome 9, ASM3414082v1 DNA:
- the LOC4347650 gene encoding cytochrome P450 78A9, which translates to MATPEDTGSWLLYLSLAAKCSGDGDGQPHRLLGFVVVCAVAGLVTCLLHWSFPGGPAWGRWWWTRRRRRGSPCGVAAVPGLRGLPVIGSMWLMTGLAHRKLAAAAEAAGAGRLMALSLGETRVVVAAHPDVAREILHGAAFADRPVKESAYGLLFHRAIGFAPHGAYWRALRRVASTHLFSPWQVAASAPQRAVIARQMVRAIKLQQRSRSGDSAAGAAVEVRRVLRRASLHNVMWSVFGRRYELQLDPGKESDEVRELRALVDEGYDLLGQLNWSDHLPWLARFDLQSTRARCSRLVPRVNRFVTRIIDEHRSSAPVAAAIDFTDVLLSLQGSDKLADSDMVAVLWEMVFRGTDTVAVLIEWVLARLVLQQDVQARVHDELGRVVGLDRDVTESDTASLVYLHAVIKETLRLHPPGPLLSWARLATSDVHVDGYLIPAGTTAMVNMWAIAHDPDVWAEPMEFRPERFIGKAAEFSVMGSDLRLAPFGSGRRSCPGKSLAMATVAFWLATLLHEFALLPSPDPAHGVDLSEVLRLSCEMATPLAVTAWPRRVV; encoded by the exons ATGGCGACTCCGGAGGACACTGGCAGCTGGCTGCTCTACCTCTCCTTGGCGGCTAAATGctccggcgatggcgacggccaGCCTCACCGGCTTCTTGGGTTCGTCGTGGTTTGCGCCGTCGCTGGTCTGGTTACATGTCTGCTGCACTGGTCCTTCCCCGGAGGGCCGGcgtgggggaggtggtggtggacgcggcggcggcgtcgggggtcGCCGTGCGGTGTGGCGGCTGTTCCTGGGCTGAGGGGGCTGCCGGTGATCGGCAGCATGTGGCTCATGACCGGGCTGGCGCACCGgaagctcgccgcggcggcggaggcggcgggggcggggcggcTGATGGCGCTGTCGCTCGGGGAGACGCGGGTGGTCGTGGCGGCGCACCCGGACGTGGCGAGGGAGATCCTGCACGGCGCGGCGTTCGCCGACCGCCCCGTGAAGGAGTCCGCGTACGGGCTGCTGTTCCACCGCGCCATCGGGTTCGCGCCCCACGGCGCGTACTGGCGCGCGCTGCGGCGGGTGGCGTCCACGCACCTCTTCTCCCCGTGGCAGGTCGCGGCGTCCGCGCCCCAGCGCGCGGTCATCGCGCGCCAGATGGTCCGCGCCATCAAGCTGCAGCAGCGGAGCCGGAGCGGCgattccgccgccggcgccgccgtcgaggtccGCCGCGTCCTGCGCCGCGCGTCGCTCCACAACGTGATGTGGTCGGTGTTCGGCCGGCGGTACGAGCTGCAGCTGGACCCCGGCAAGGAGAGCGACGAGGTCCGGGAGCTGAGGGCCCTCGTCGACGAAGGCTACGACCTGCTCGGCCAGCTCAACTGGTCCGACCACCTCCCATGGCTCGCCCGCTTCGACCTGCAGAGCACCCGCGCCCGCTGCTCCCGCCTCGTCCCCCGCGTCAACCGCTTCGTCACCCGCATCATCGACGAGCATCGCTCATCTGCTCCCGTCGCAGCCGCCATCGACTTCACCGACGTCTTGCTCTCCCTGCAGGGCAGCGACAAGCTCGCCGACTCCGACATGGTCGCCGTTCTCTGG GAGATGGTGTTTCGCGGGACGGACACGGTGGCCGTGCTGATCGAGTGGGTCTTAGCCCGGCTCGTGCTGCAGCAGGACGTGCAGGCTCGGGTGCACGACGAGCTGGGCCGGGTGGTTGGGCTGGACCGGGACGTGACCGAGTCCGACACGGCCTCACTCGTCTACCTCCACGCCGTCATCAAGGAGACGCTGAGGCTGCACCCACCGGGCCCACTCCTCTCATGGGCCCGCCTGGCCACGTCGGACGTACACGTGGACGGGTACCTGATCCCCGCTGGCACCACCGCGATGGTGAACATGTGGGCCATAGCACACGACCCCGACGTGTGGGCCGAGCCGATGGAGTTTCGGCCCGAGCGGTTCATCGGGAAGGCGGCGGAGTTCAGTGTAATGGGTTCGGATCTCAGGCTCGCGCCGTTCGGATCGGGTCGGCGGAGCTGCCCCGGGAAGAGCCTCGCCATGGCCACGGTGGCATTCTGGCTTGCCACGCTGTTGCACGAGTTCGCCCTCCTCCCCTCGCCCGACCCGGCACACGGCGTCGACTTGTCGGAGGTGCTAAGGCTGTCGTGCGAGATGGCCACCCCGCTGGCGGTGACAGCGTGGCCTCGGCGTGTGGTGTGA